The following proteins are co-located in the Leptodactylus fuscus isolate aLepFus1 chromosome 8, aLepFus1.hap2, whole genome shotgun sequence genome:
- the LOC142216218 gene encoding nuclear protein 1-like, with translation MTTSYVQADKLQPTDFEVRYFDDYDFYNLTDRYALPTAARKGRTKKEARENTNRDSPCGHERKIVDKLQKTENKRKSKPGKE, from the exons ATGACCACCTCATACGTACAGGCTGACAAGCTGCAGCCCACAGACTTCGAAGTCAGATACTTTGATGACTACGACTTCTACAACCTCACCGACCGCTATGCCT TGCCCACCGCAGCCAGGAAGGGTCGCACCAAGAAAGAGGCGCGAGAGAACACCAACAGAGACAGCCCCTGTGGTCACGAGAGGAAGATTGTGGACAAACTACAGAAGACCGAGAACAAGAGGAAGTCTAAGCCTGGCAAAGAGTGA
- the SGF29 gene encoding SAGA-associated factor 29, with product MALVSADTRISELLSELHQLLKQTQEERSRSEHNLVNIQKTHERMQTENKISPYYRTKLRGLYTTAKADAEAECNILRRSLDKIAEIKSLLEERRIAAKIAGLYHDSEPPRKTMRRGVLMTLLQQSAMTLPLWIGKPGEKPPPLCGAIPASSDYVAKPGDKVAARVKAVDGDEQWILAEVVSYSHAANKYEVDDIDEEGKERHTLSRRRIIPLPQWKANPETDPEALFQKDQLVLALYPQTTCFYRALIHTPPQRPQDDYSVLFEDTSYADGYSPPLNVAQRYVVACKEPKKK from the exons ATGgcgctggtgtcagcagacacaaGGATATCGGAGCTACTGAGCGAGCTGCACCAACTTCTCAAACAGACGCAG GAGGAGCGATCGAGGAGCGAGCACAACCTGGTGAACATCCAGAAGACGCACGAGAGGATGCAGACTGAGAACAAGA TCTCCCCATATTATCGCACTAAACTACGTGGCCTCTACACAACAGCCAAGGCTGATGCGGAAGCAGAATGCAA TATTCTGCGCCGATCATTAGATAAAATTGCTGAGATCAAGTCCTTGTTGGAGGAGAGACGCATCG CTGCTAAGATCGCCGGCCTGTACCATGACTCCGAACCACCTAGGAAGACCATGAGACGTGGCGTACTGATGACTCTCCTCCAGCAGTCTGCCATGACCCTGCCACTGTGGATCGGAAAGCCTGGAGAAAA GCCCCCACCTCTGTGTGGCGCTATCCCAGCATCCAGTGATTACGTAGCAAAACCTGGGGACAAGGTGGCGGCTCGCGTGAAGGCTGTGGATGGCGACGAGCAGTGGATCCTGGCCGAGGTGGTCAGTTATAGTCACGCTGCCAACAA GTATGAGGTGGATGACATTGATGAGGAGGGAAAGGA ACGTCACACTCTCAGTCGACGGAGAATAATCCCGCTGCCCCAGTGGAAAGCAAACCCAGAAACTGACCCTGAGGCTTTGTTCCAGAAAGACCAGCTAGTCCTCGCCCTGTACCCTCAGACCACCTGTTTCTACCGAGCCCTGATCCACACCCCCCCACAGCGG CCTCAGGACGACTACTCTGTGCTGTTTGAAGACACGTCCTATGCTGATGGCTACTCTCCACCACTGAACGTGGCTCAGAGATATGTGGTGGCCTgcaaggagccaaagaagaagtgA
- the LOC142217448 gene encoding structure-specific endonuclease subunit slx1-like yields MVVEVEGFFGVYLLYCTNPKYKGRIYIGFTVNPERRIQQHNGGKQKGGAWKTSGRGPWDMVLIVHGFPNDIAALRFEWAWQHPHVSRRLTHVPRKTKKQSSFDFHLMVLYHMLRVAPWNRLPLTLRWLRQEYHRELPPLLQPPLHMPLAFGQVRAKPIAKTQGEKGQGEAGGAEERGVQLQSASQRCRICYDKMQNKEDALHCFHPGCSLTAHILCLAKLFLQNEPEHLIPVEGQCPSCGNSVLWGDLIRYKKGCYGDLEEISQTQAHWVDELHG; encoded by the exons ATGGTGGTGGAGGTTGAGGGTTTTTTCGGTGTTTACCTCCTTTACTGCACCAACCCCAAATATAAAGGGCGAATCTACATCGGCTTCACTGTGAATCCAGAAAGACGTATCCAGCAGCACAATGGAGGCAAACAGAAGGGCGGAGCCTGGAAGACGAGCGGCAGGGGCCCCTG GGACATGGTGCTGATCGTCCACGGATTCCCCAATGATATTGCAGCCTTACGG TTTGAGTGGGCCTGGCAGCACCCACATGTCTCTCGCCGGCTCACCCACGTACCACGGAAGACAAAGAAACAGTCCAGTTTTGACTTCCACCTAATGGTCCTCTACCACATGCTGCGGGTGGCGCCCTGGAATCGTTTACCCCTCACCCTGCGCTGGCTCAGACAGGAGTACCACAGAGAGCTGCCGCCCCTTCTCCAGCCCCCACTGCACATGCCACTGGCCTTCGGGCAAGTGAGGGCAAAGCCAATTGCTAAGACACAAGGGGAGAAAGGCCAAGGAGAAGCCGGAGGTGCTGAGGAGAGAGGCGTCCAGCTCCAAAGTGCCTCTCAGCGCTGCAGAATCTGTTACGACAAGATGCAG AATAAGGAGGACGCCCTGCACTGCTTCCACCCCGGCTGCTCCCTGACCGCCCACATTTTATGCCTGGCCAAACTCTTCCTACAAAATGAGCCAGAACACCTGATCCCCGTGGAGGGTCAGTGCCCGAG CTGTGGGAATTCAGTATTATGGGGAGACTTGATCCGATATAAGAAGGGCTGCTATGGAGATCTGGAGGAGATATCGCAAACGCAG gcCCATTGGGTGGACGAGCTGCACGGCTGA
- the BOLA2B gene encoding bolA-like protein 2 codes for MAGDGAISVETLREKLRRELQAEHVEVEDTSPNHCSTSFKVLVVSPQFEGKALLQRHRLVNSCLAEELKIIHAFEQKTLTPAQWNQEKQK; via the exons ATGGCCGGAGACGGAGCGATCAGTGTGGAGAccctgagggagaagctgaggcGGGAGCTGCAGGCGGAGCACGTG GAAGTAGAAGACACCTCGCCCAATCACTGCTCCACCAGCTTTAAGGTGTTAGTGGTGTCACCCCAGTTTGAAGGAAAAGCTCTGCTACAGAGACACCG GTTGGTGAACAGCTGCCTGGCAGAAGAGCTGAAGATTATTCATGCCTTTGAACAGAAGACTCTGACTCCTGCACAGTGGAACCAAGAAAAGCAGAAGTGA